The nucleotide sequence AAGGACCACcgaaaaaagttaaatttcatcTCCGTAcgttttaaaaccaaatttctCTGAAAGTGAGCGTCGAACAAAACTCTTGAAAAGTCATAACTCATATGTTATCACTTGCCAACTTATCATTCATGTACTCAATCAACCATTGTCAACTAATCTTTTATTATTCACATGGacgtaaaagaaagaaaagaacaaaaataagtCACATGGGTACGtgattttatgtttctttggaGAAACAATTTTACTTTTCCTATATCAAATTTATAGAAAGGATATGGAAATATTTAAGTgttaaagagaaaataagtaAAATGTTGTAACcagacaaaaatgtaaatagtgCAAAGAGTACGTAGTGTGAGGACTGACGACCGACAAGGCAGattcccttttttcttttttctttttaaaaatgcatATGAAGAAATACGAATGTGACTTGTGAGAGGCTAAGAGGTGACATGTATGTACTATGTACGACCTAGATCGTTAAAACCATTCGAAATTGGTAGGATAGATAGAGATATTGGAATAAGAGGTGTGTGAAAATGCGAAcgtgattaatatatatacgaCACTAATTGAGAGGAGACGTGTTCCaaatctccatcttcttcccTCTCATTTTTAACCACATCTTCCATTCCAAATTGTTAGCTAGAGAGGTGTAGGAAAAATGGCGGAACAAGAGTATACGGAGTGTTTGCTAGGGCAAAAGTACCATGAGGGTTGTCCTGGATGCGAGGTTGATCAGATGAAGAGGCTTCGCCGTGGCTATCCTTTCTGGGAGCTTTTCTCCGTTTGGATCATCGTCCTCTGCAGTAGTAATACAAatctctctgactctctctctccttatgatcatgttttcttatctctatatatataattttattataatctcAAATAAcgattttgcatttttttgtaaCGTTTCAGCTCTAccaatttcttctcttttcccttTCATATACTTTATGGTGAGTGAGTAGTAGTGTGAGTTACCATGCCGCACGTACACACATAATGCTTTAATTTAAAAGTAGTCTACTTTACTCGTCGgaatatattagtttttgttaCGTTGTGGTTTGGATATTTTGGTAAAACGTGTGATATATATTGGTGTAGATTGATGATTTTGACATagcaaagaaggaagaagacattGGTTTTTACGCTGGATTTGTTGGTGCGTTTGTACTTTCTCTTGGACCATTTCAGCTTATGTGATAATTGTTAAAGTACTAGTGGAATAAACTTGCATCAATATATAAAGTGGGCTTTAAATACATATTGACATAACCTAGCCCTCATCTCAATTATAATCTGTTTCAAACTCACTGTGTGTGTTACCTTTTTGGAGGTTGCTCTTTCATGGTGGGGAGAGCGTTGACATCTGTGATATGGGGACTTGTTGCTGATCGTTATGGTAGAAAACCTGTAATCCTTATTGGAACCGCTTCAGTGttagtaattttattatatttctctctttaatctctctctcataaGAAGCCTTTTGTCATATTGCTCAGAAAAGACTAATGCTTTTGATTCTGTTACAGGGTCGTTTTCAATACTCTGTTTGGTCTAAGTTTAAATTTCTGGATGGCCGTTATCACTAGGTTTTGTCTCGGTAGTTTCAACGGTTTAGTTGGTCCTATTAAGgtctcttctcctctcctcctcttatACATTATTCAATACTTGTTCCACTGAATCTCATTTTGATGAATCCAGGCATACGCAGTAGAAACGTTCCGTGATGAGTACCAAGGTTTAGCACTGTCAGCAGTAAGCTCCTTGTTCCAATGTTtacctctttctttttttccaattcAATAGAGCAATTTAGGAATCTTAACATATCCCTGACCCTGTAGGTTAGTACAGCATGGGGAATTGGACTCATCATTGGCCCTGCTATAGGAGGTTTTCTTGCTCAGGTCTTCATCTTTAACATGAACATTTCTATATATCTTGTCTTTTCACTCTACCTTTCTTGCACTTCTTGATTCTTGTTTAATATCCACTTTGGCTACCTTTCTTGCACTTATTGATTCTTGTTCATTTTTGAACTCTGTAGCCTGCAACGCAATATCCAAGTTTATTCTCACAGGACTCGATTTTTGGCAAGTAAGTGTTATTTTCTTATCTCCTCTTCACTTTCATTCAGCTAATGTATATATACAGTCTCATTGGTCTATAAATCATAATGCAGATTCCCCTACTTTTTGCCATGCTTTGTAATATCCTTTTTTGCGTTCTTGGTGACCATATTTTCGTTATGGATTCCGGTATGATCTTTACTTTTCCTGCTCCATGAAGTCTGTAGTTACTGTGTTTCATTTACTCCCTAGAGATGGTTGCTTCTCCTCTCCAGGAAACATTGCACAATCACAAGTTTGATGATGTTCAGTCTTTTGATGCTGTCAAAGATGATCCTGAATCTAATAAAGTGgcagagaaaaaagaaaaaagttctCTCTTGAAAAACTGGCCTCTAATGTCATCTATCATCGTCTACTGCATCTTTTCACTTCATAATATGGCTTACTCAGAAGTGagactcttctttttcttccatatccatcttttgttttattttggccCACATGTATGAGAAATCTTCAGCTTTTTTTCTTCGATAGATCTTTTCATTGTGGGCAAACAGCCCGAGGAAATTTGGAGGTTTGGGATACAGCACTGCAGATGTTGGTTCTGTTCTTGCAATCTCAGGTGTGTCCATACGTCTCAATGCTAACATTTTCAATAGAAATGTAATGTTCTGACCTAGACACTATATCTATATCTTTCTAGGCTTTGGTCTCCTTGTCTTTCAGCTTTCCCTCTACTCTTACGCGGAGAGGAATTTAGGGCCGATCATAGTTACACGTATATGTGGGGTAATCACTATGCTCATGTCGTCTTACTGTTAAACCTTATGTTTTTGAGGATGCACGTTCTAATCTTGTGCTTGTTTTCAATACTCACAGATTCTAGCTTTGGTTGTCCTTTCAACTTACCCACTAATAGCAAAGCTATCTGGTGTTGCCCTTACCTTGGCAGTAAATTCTGCATCCGTGGCAAAGAATGTTTTCGGCGTAAGTCTTTGATTACATTAAAATAGAAGAATGTGTAATGTGGAATAATTAGTTTATAttctcaaaagtttttttttttttttttttttttttttttttttttttttttttttttttttNATGTGTTAAATGTTTATGTGTGTAGAGTTCTACTATAACTGGAACGTTCATCCTTCAAAACAGGGCTGTGGTAAGTTATTTCacaacattgatttattttactatttagcTAGGTGAGAAACCAGCAATAATTAGAACCTCAttaaattctttatatatatatacacaataatAATAGGGACAAGACCAAAGAGGAGCAGCCAATGGGATTGCCATGACAGCGATGTCTATTTGTAAAGCAATAGGTCCAGGAGCAGCAGGAGTCATGTGCGCAACTTACTCTACctcatttttttaaacattattatgcttcaaattttgttatatataaaacaaacaaacaatcgcAATTCTCTTATTTTCGTTTCGCTTACAACTTTGTTTATGCGCAGTTTTTCTTGGAGCGAGAAACGTCAGGATGCTTCTTTTCTCCCTGGTAATGTGAAATCTTCATATCTTCGTATATAATCCACATTATGAGTCAACTATGTAGCTATATAAGTTGAGAATTTAAACACTTAAATCAAGtgagactatatatattaaagacgGTGATCATAATGTGGTGCAGGTACCCAAATGGTATTCTTTATACTGAATGTGGTATTGGCACTCGGAGTTCTTTGGACGTTCAAACCGTTTCTAGCTGAAACACAACATTAAGAAGCAGTGAAGAGTTTTATGGTGGTATACAGATTACATGGGATTGTATTTTCATTAATATCgtatttgtttaataatatgGCTGGGCACGGCCGGGGAAAAAACCTTGTTAGACTTCGTACTGTCATCATCCTCTGTATGTTATTGGACAAGTCGGTCACAAAATCTTATCTCTGTGTAGAACAGTTGTAAGAAGAtatttttagaaacaaatttgttttgtgaACTAGTactgtagtgaccctcaccaaggagtaaattttaaaatgaaaacccAAGGCCAAAAGACCAAGAAAAGAAGCCAACAAGGAGATTAGAATAATTGTTGAAGGGGAGTCCGAGAAATTATGAGTAAATTGAGAAATGGCCGAGTTGACCGCGACGTACCATCCGAGTCGTCTGAAGGACCGAGAGTTGTCCGACGCGTACCACAAAGTACCGGGAATTGTCGAGAAAGTCCGAAGGACCGAGAATTGTTGAGGATGTCCGAGGATTTACCAAGGATGTCCGAGAGTTGTCGAGAGTAGTCGACACTGTCCGGGAAGGAGAACCGAGAGTTGCCGGTAGCGTCCGAGAGGGAGGACCGAGAGTTGCCGGTAGCGTCCGAGAGGGAGGACCGAGAGTTGCCGATAGCGATCGAGAATTTCCGGAAAAATTAAGGAAATGGTGATTTATGAAAAATCAACCAATCAGATTTCATGCAGCTAGTGGAGGATTATTTAAATCATAGTGGAGttagtggagttagtggaggaattaaataattcaaagtGGATTAGTGGAGCTTAGTGGGAGAATTAAATAATCCAAGAGAGCTAAGTGGAAATCAAGGTGGCTAAGTGGTTTTCTTCCAAGTGTTAAGTGGTGCTCTAATGAGGAGAGTGCATGCGACATGCATTGGTCGAATCCGCCGCCCAAAGCACTCACACTCCACTATAAATAGAGGCCTTAGGATCCTTAGAAGCAATTTTCGTTCATTCCTTCTTTCCCttagagaaagatagagagaaagagttaaagagagagagttagggaaagagttagagagagagaaagttagGGAGTGAGCAAGAGAGTTCTTCTCATAGAAGTTCTCATCCGCGCGTGTTAGCGAAGTGCTGCTGTAGGAGCCGTTCGCGTCAAGTCCTTGCTAGGAGTCCGAGTAGATTGTGTTCTTCTCAGCCAAGCCAGGTGAGTTTCGAAGCATGTGATATGGCACATGATAGGTGGGATTTTGGGTTATTTTCGCTTAAGATTTATGGTGAAATCTAAGCACTTTCGTTGGGGTGTTGGGGTAGATTCGTTTCTTTCCTTTCTAGATCGAAGTTCTAGGAAGTTAAGTCTCGTTTATTGCTTGTTTGCATATTGGTGTGAGGTTGTGTCTAGCGCTTAGTTTCTAGTTATTTCTCTAGTTACTAAggcttgcatgttgcttgtttgtgattgCATGTTGGCTTGTGTgccttgcatgttgcttgtttgtgattgCATGTTGGCTTGTGTgccttgcatgttgcttgtttgtgattgCATGTTGGCTTGTGTgccttgcatgttgcttgtttgtgattgCATGTTGGCTTGTGTgccttgcatgttgcttgtttgtgattgCATGTTGGCTTGTGTgccttgcatgttgcttgtttgtgattgCATGTTGGCTTGTGTgccttgcatgttgcttgtttgtgattgCATGTTGGCTTGTGTgccttgcatgttgcttgtttgtgattgCATGTTGGCTTGTGTgccttgcatgttgcttgtttgtgattgCATGTTGGCTTGTGTgccttgcatgttgcttgtttgtgattgCATGTTGGCTTGTGTgccttgcatgttgcttgtttgtgattgCATGTTGGCTTGTGTgccttgcatgttgcttgtttgtgattgCATGTTGGCTTGTGTgccttgcatgttgcttgtttgtgattgCATGTTGGCTTGTGTgccttgcatgttgcttgtttgtgttgCATGTTGCTTGTGTGCATTACATGTAGTTGTTTGTAGCTTGCATGTAGCTTGTGTGCTTTgcaggtttgtttggttgtgtgttgaggTTGTGCAGGAGAAGACTTCCCCAATGACCGTAATCGGTGCGGATTACGAAGACTCGGAAAGACGGGATTGTAGCCTTGGGCCGAGtactacacgacggtgtaggcGAGAGAGCCTGTTGAGAGGAACTCGCATGTGATGTTTTATACTCgcgtgcctttgtggctgtgaGTATAGGTGTTCACGGGTATGGGGGAAGTGATGAAGTGAGGAGGTGATGTAGCGTTGAGGCATTAAAGTGAAGGGGAGAAGGTCCCTTGGactggaagatgaagaagagttgtTAGCTTCCGCATGCGTATCCTTTGATAGTATACTTGGAGATTGCTTGACTAACTTGCATATTTTAttgcttgtttttcttgcttttggTTTGCATGTTGCAATTGAGTGCTGCATGCAGTTAGTTAGCTtgcatgttgtgtgttgtttgttggggtttgggttttggtttcttgttaggttgccgaactcactgagtgatgtagcactcaagactccataTTTTTGTGTTGCATGTAACCTTAGTGGGGAGCACAGGACGTTAGGCCAGCCGGTGTAGAGTTGCGTTGCCTTTGcaagatgttttcttttgtaaaatttacTTAATCGTATTTTGGCCTTAAGCCTGGCGCCATTTTCGTATTAATGATTTATGGACTATTTTATGAAGTAAATAAAGTTGAAAGTCTTTTTATTTAAGTTGTTTAGTTTTCAAATGGTTCCAGCCTTGTCCGGaccaacacaacgcaccaggccgcgagggttgcaaagcctaagtagtctcggtCGCGGGAGGaatagggaggaccggtcgggaagtcggcagcttccgtccctcagCCGGATCACCCCGGTGCAGTTCCTATAGTGGCGTTCTGTGGCTGTCCGTTGGCCTGcgtggtcataggacggttcgggggcgttacaatggtggtatcagagcatggttatgatgcttATGGAACCTGcgttttcaaatgttttatcgagtaaacGAGTCGCAAAGGCAATTTTAGGAAACCGGTACGTCCTTGTGCATTTTAGGTAGATGGGATTAGGACTTACCCTTGGATGCATGTGCAGATGTCAGACCGAGGAAGTCAAGAGGGATGGTCGTGGGGTGATTCAAGAGCTGATGGAGAAGAGTGGCGAGACTCTTTGGGGGATGAACAATATGATGTTGAGAGAGAATGGCAAGAATCGGTAGGGGGTGATCGATACGATGTCGAGGGAGCGACAAGATCAAGAGAGAATGACGATCGGACAACAGAGAGGTTGAGTTCCGAAAGAAGTGGGTCGCAAGGATCATTATCCGGAGAAAGAACAAGATTCATGATGGAAACATTTTTCGGAGGAGATTAGTCTGGCCTGCGATTCAACAATCCGGGTCGACAGCAAGCAAGTTTCCGTCAAACGCCTGGTGTACAACGTGCATATCATGAACCATATGGGGCAAGGGGTGTGCCGCCAAGGCAAACAAATGTCCGTGAAGAGCCGAGACAAAGGAGTGTACCAGTGGGACCGAGACAAAGGAGTGTACCATTGGAACAAAGACAAAGGAGTGTACCCGAGGAGCCAAGACAAATGAATGCGCGCGAAGAGCCAAGAGGTCAAGAGAGTGGACCAAGAGATCTATTGCAAGCTGCGATCTTAGAGTGGGCAGAGCTCATGCGA is from Camelina sativa cultivar DH55 chromosome 20, Cs, whole genome shotgun sequence and encodes:
- the LOC104769596 gene encoding protein ZINC INDUCED FACILITATOR-LIKE 1-like; protein product: MAEQEYTECLLGQKYHEGCPGCEVDQMKRLRRGYPFWELFSVWIIVLCSTLPISSLFPFIYFMIDDFDIAKKEEDIGFYAGFVGCSFMVGRALTSVIWGLVADRYGRKPVILIGTASVVVFNTLFGLSLNFWMAVITRFCLGSFNGLVGPIKAYAVETFRDEYQGLALSAVSTAWGIGLIIGPAIGGFLAQPATQYPSLFSQDSIFGKFPYFLPCFVISFFAFLVTIFSLWIPETLHNHKFDDVQSFDAVKDDPESNKVAEKKEKSSLLKNWPLMSSIIVYCIFSLHNMAYSEIFSLWANSPRKFGGLGYSTADVGSVLAISGFGLLVFQLSLYSYAERNLGPIIVTRICGILALVVLSTYPLIAKLSGVALTLAVNSASVAKNVFGSSTITGTFILQNRAVGQDQRGAANGIAMTAMSICKAIGPGAAGVIFSWSEKRQDASFLPGTQMVFFILNVVLALGVLWTFKPFLAETQH